In Oryza brachyantha chromosome 1, ObraRS2, whole genome shotgun sequence, the following are encoded in one genomic region:
- the LOC102705209 gene encoding uncharacterized protein LOC102705209 has translation MDTVSSSSPLVLSSNNTKRARDAAEDEAEAAKRLRPEDLLDMLDDDTDAQGAAGDLASVMRSFEEEIAAGDVSDAVAPTQPELGFLLEASDDELGLPPATASSSEEEAGAGEPEDAIGFGGQIWGFEDEMGGGYAGYTLTSPEAAAAAAAAAEWDDDGFDAGLFGYADEACGPSDLAALRHETMPAV, from the coding sequence ATGGACACcgtctcttcctcctctcctttggTGCTCAGTTCGAACAACACTAAGAGGGCGCGTGACGCCGCCGAGGATGAGGCGGAGGCCGCCAAGAGGCTGCGGCCGGAGGACCTGCTCGACATGCTCGACGATGACACCGACGCCcagggcgcggccggcgacctCGCGTCCGTCATGCGGAGCTTCGAGGAGGAGATAGCGGCCGGGGATGTCTCCGATGCTGTCGCCCCCACGCAGCCGGAGCTCGGGTTCCTTCTGGAGGCTTCCGACGACGAGCTCGGCctgccgcccgccaccgcctcctcgtcggaggaggaggccggggCAGGGGAGCCCGAGGATGCCATCGGGTTCGGCGGACAGATCTGGGGGTTCGAGGACGAGATGGGAGGAGGATACGCCGGTTACACCCTCAcctcgccggaggcggcggccgccgccgccgccgcggcagagtgggacgacgacggcttcGACGCCGGGCTGTTTGGGTACGCCGACGAGGCATGCGGGCCGTCGGATCTCGCGGCGCTCCGTCACGAGACCATGCCTGCCGTCTGA
- the LOC102721203 gene encoding ethylene-responsive transcription factor ERF036-like — protein sequence MAPSKQQQMLLKKVMAKKPKTKRLSGFGLKPSSAAFSRPSQPPPPPLAASLQPRRRVRVVFEDPDATDSDSDGEDDAGASKKRYFELFIGKPASTKQASPASTVAAYANVGKVGSTSYRGVRLRKWGKWAAEIRNPFTGHREWLGTFETADAASAAYQSASRSFAEEKRRRGQRAASSASPDHSATPTPTASSSSSTSAAPFAHPSPSSVLEATTKPAPKPESPLPEQAATPNLVEASNETAELPDDPEFYKDILRGLQLPDIDPMDFRAGLDALDISEAPAYMDGEQDILFSEDMLLGDFGEEDDLDLDDIGDDFCEDFPEIPSGYDFSRGDMFRQVDFCV from the coding sequence atggCCCCTtccaagcagcagcagatgctACTCAAGAAGGTGATGGCGAAGAAGCCCAAGACCAAGAGGCTGTCCGGGTTTGGCCTTAAACCCTCCTCTGCTGCTTTCTCCCGGCCTtctcagccgccgccgccgccgctggccgccTCTTTGCAGCCAAGGCGTCGCGTCCGCGTCGTGTTCGAGGACCCTGACGCGACGGACTCTGACTctgacggcgaggacgacgccggcgcctcAAAGAAGCGCTACTTTGAGCTCTTCATTGGCAAGCCGGCGTCGACGAAGCAGGCCTCTCCAGCTTCTACCGTCGCTGCCTACGCCAACGTCGGCAAGGTGGGAAGCACCAGCTACCGTGGCGTGCGCCTCCGGAAGTGGGGCAAGTGGGCGGCGGAGATCCGTAACCCCTTCACCGGCCATAGGGAGTGGCTTGGCACCTTCGAGACAGCTGATGCGGCCTCTGCTGCTTACCAGTCTGCCTCCCGCAGCTTCGCTGAAGAGAAGCGGCGCCGTGGCCAGCGTGCGGCGTCGTCTGCCTCACCTGACCATTCGGCGACCCCTACCCCgaccgcctcgtcgtcgtcctccactTCTGCAGCGCCATTCGCCCACCCTTCGCCGTCGTCTGTGCTTGAAGCCACCACCAAGCCAGCTCCGAAGCCAGagtcgccgctgccggagcAAGCCGCAACTCCCAACCTGGTGGAGGCCTCCAACGAGACCGCCGAGCTGCCGGATGACCCGGAGTTCTACAAGGATATACTGCGCGGTCTACAGCTTCCGGACATTGACCCGATGGATTTCCGTGCTGGGCTCGATGCTCTGGATATCTCCGAGGCGCCGGCTTACATGGATGGCGAGCAAGACATACTTTTCAGTGAGGACATGCTGCTTGGAGACTTCGGGGAAGAAGACGACCTCGACCTCGACGACATTGGTGATGATTTCTGCGAGGATTTCCCAGAGATACCGAGTGGCTATGACTTCAGCCGTGGTGATATGTTCCGGCAGGTGGATTTCTGCGTGTGA
- the LOC102720917 gene encoding probable signal peptidase complex subunit 3, translating into MHSWVQRLLATATTAALLLLAACAAASALDAFHAPSVQAQAHVTKINRFHKQLNGNDKVTLTFNLSANLESLFTWNTKQVFIFLAGEYENSKNSLNQVSLWDHIIPDKDHANLQLEVKSKYPLIDQGSSLRGKKVQLVLQWHIMPKAGVMIRDRMALSEFDLPDAYIS; encoded by the exons ATGCATTCTTGGGTGCAGCGGCTGTTggccacggcgacgacggcggcgttgctcctcctcgccgcctgcgccgccgcctccgcgctcgACGCCTTCCACGCCCCCTCCGTCCAGGCGCAAGCCCAT GTTACAAAGATAAACCGATTCCACAAGCAGCTCAATGGGAATGACAAG GTGACACTGACGTTCAACTTGTCCGCAAATTTGGAGTCACTATTCACATGGAACACAAAACag GTTTTTATCTTTCTGGCTGGTGAGTATGAAAACTCAAAGAATTCGCTCAACCAG GTTTCGTTATGGGACCACATAATACCTGACAAGGATCATGCAAACCTGCAACTGGAGGTGAAGAGCAAGTACCCTCTTATTGACCAG GGAAGTAGTTTGCGTGGGAAGAAAGTTCAGCTTGTTCTACAGTGGCATATCATGCCCAAGGCCGGTGTAATGATCCGGGATCGGATGGCTCTGTCAGAGTTCGATCTGCCAGACGCCTATATTTCTTGA
- the LOC102720365 gene encoding Bowman-Birk type wound-induced proteinase inhibitor WIP1-like, which translates to MKSSTLLVILAIQAVLVMGIFAAVAKENAVGESKAIDINPGQLKCCSSCNFSFSGLYTCDDVVKKCDPVCKSCAVVKTYPAKMFKCADTFLGMCGPPCKH; encoded by the exons ATGAAGAGCAGCACGCTGTTGGTAATCCTGGCTATCCAGGCCGTTCTTGTCATGGGAATCTTTGCTGCTGTGGCAAAAGAAAACG CCGTCGGTGAGAGCAAGGCGATCGACATCAACCCGGGGCAGCTCAAgtgctgcagcagctgcaacTTCTCCTTCTCGGGGCTCTACACCTGCGACGACGTCGTCAAGAAATGCGACCCCGTCTGCAAGAGCTGCGCCGTCGTCAAGACGTACCCTGCGAAGATGTTCAAGTGCGCCGACACCTTCCTCGGCATGTGCGGCCCGCCCTGCAAGCACTGA
- the LOC102720083 gene encoding uncharacterized protein LOC102720083, with protein MEEAPELTGPRISFSHDGVVATAGAATPGQAVRLELDTSSRRLPEPEFDFANAAAADVAPAGRLFAGGKLLPVPPLPPVHPKPSPCKQQARGSVKAPQQPARRPCSWTSPFTRSCSVNSATTATASATTAPRSAPGSFSCPSFPLMRSRSAGSAQSGFGSVVSGGGGHRPQHKKAGATAAASNGGSTRAAYYYGGSRNGSSGHGVRVSPVINVPSIGTSMVNMLSYLLCDCGNKTTKNRGFGVNC; from the coding sequence ATGGAGGAAGCGCCGGAGCTGACCGGCCCGAGGATCTCCTTCTCTCACGACGGCGTCGTGGCGACTGCGGGAGCGGCGACACCGGGGCAGGCTGTGAGGTTGGAGTTGGACACATCGTCGAGGCGGCTTCCCGAGCCGGAGTTCGACTTCGCCaacgcggccgcggcggatgTCGCCCCGGCTGGTCGTCTCTTCGCCGGCGGGAAGCTGCTGCCCGTGCCGCCGTTGCCACCGGTTCATCCCAAGCCAAGCCCGTGCAAGCAGCAGGCGAGAGGCAGCGTGAAGGCTCCGCAGcagccggcgaggcggccgtgTTCTTGGACGTCCCCGTTCACCCGCAGCTGCAGCGTGAATTCCGCCACGACGGCAACGGCTAGCGCAACGACGGCGCCGAGGTCGGCGCCGGGGAGCTTCAGCTGCCCGTCATTCCCGCTCATGCGGAGCCGGTCGGCCGGCTCGGCACAGAGTGGCTTCGGCAGCGTCGtctcgggcggcggcggccaccggcCGCAGCACAAGAAAGCCGGCgctacagcagcagcaagtaACGGCGGTAGTACAAGAGCAGCTTACTACTACGGGGGCAGTAGAAACGGTAGCTCCGGCCATGGCGTTAGGGTTAGTCCGGTGATCAACGTGCCATCCATTGGCACCAGCATGGTGAACATGCTGAGCTACTTGCTCTGCGACTGTGGCAACAAGACCACCAAGAACAGGGGCTTCGGAGTTAATTGCTAA